One genomic segment of Leptospira sp. GIMC2001 includes these proteins:
- a CDS encoding ParB N-terminal domain-containing protein: protein MLVANTEGNTDVATLTGGSALQKDPWSLSLASLIELFRKKKKKKLDFSKSSFKINLSDVNTSPTEAQKEHGNYKMAHVTVHGLDITIENPKGSYRSGTDKSGKEWKCKIHSHYGYFKRTEGKDGDHVDVFIGPNVLSEIVFIVNQNNADGKFDEHKVMLGFDTEAEAKEGYLKNYSPGWKGLGSIISMTIDQFKNWITSGDTKKPAKEFTKSELYTDLEWATYFEKGKTAQVGETRTWTDGTIHKKTADGKWVEVSKGKKPNSPQPNRNQTPGSQAASQGKTHDQRAIEIVDRWKRLEQKAKEKNRERMAKSNPQNRQSLWDVNNARPGDVIRIERASSGRINRGHIGEVLDKVDGYLKVALASGGVYLFPPSELSFAKGGSKDSPFSKLKEFFKGKSAQLGEIREWSDGNRYQKVELGWKLVGKGDKKAHQVESKEFAEATGEDAEKHRDLVEKAMQNSTKIPVKILREYPDLLEKYPEYKNRVLAIDAINKMKSGKKPASDLVDKTVNSMKAGSQSGDKLENAVNSARAGKLPDPKNNVGKATKTLMDPLGSSSSGADASFEVGVLEENLVSNNKTIEGKSQVQNKEDRASKTLVDPLGLGESRTDLDKPETAILDSGSKSSSSSEEKKSKVQKGDPDLKAPKSKKKDDEPPSPSSSGKTSDKLKTVPASDITTIEQYTDKKHYNKKVIDGIKDSIMERGFDPSTPLKVDRDEKGKLRVVDGHHRFTAVQELIEEGKLPKDTPIYVIEEKFNTEADRLLSQVSANKNKRKVERLDDAKAYSKLIEQGKTVQEISKVTGETPDFIKGTLALNNLSDDFKKLLRSDSKQERTKSQGDGSEQKYESMGESLAIVLGKHGINDDGTPNDTLQRKAFAWYVSNKGKGVTVPQVKGYIETLKSQQSLGMKGFDDSGRSDVEKEALRSIGSEDVAKGNTASFDNFLSQIQKPIQKFLGDTVTDLDEKKAQALAASIIATRGAGALQNELNKISEALNNLSLFKESLAKKFAQIQADAQTPMMFGT from the coding sequence ATGCTTGTTGCTAATACAGAAGGAAACACAGATGTAGCGACATTGACTGGAGGAAGTGCTTTGCAAAAAGATCCTTGGTCATTGTCGCTTGCTAGTTTAATAGAGCTTTTTCGAAAAAAGAAAAAGAAGAAACTCGATTTCTCTAAATCCTCATTTAAAATCAATCTTTCGGATGTGAATACTTCACCTACCGAAGCTCAAAAAGAACATGGCAATTATAAGATGGCTCACGTCACGGTTCATGGACTCGATATCACAATCGAGAATCCTAAAGGATCTTACAGATCGGGAACTGACAAATCAGGCAAAGAATGGAAATGTAAAATACATTCCCATTATGGATATTTTAAACGAACTGAAGGGAAAGACGGTGATCATGTTGATGTTTTTATCGGTCCCAATGTTCTTTCCGAAATTGTTTTTATAGTAAATCAAAATAATGCAGATGGAAAATTCGATGAACACAAAGTTATGTTGGGATTCGATACTGAAGCCGAGGCCAAGGAAGGATATCTAAAGAATTATTCTCCAGGTTGGAAAGGTCTGGGATCCATCATATCAATGACTATCGATCAGTTTAAAAACTGGATCACTTCCGGAGACACAAAGAAGCCAGCTAAGGAATTCACGAAATCCGAATTATACACTGATCTGGAATGGGCTACCTATTTCGAAAAAGGAAAAACAGCACAAGTAGGTGAAACCAGAACTTGGACAGATGGAACAATTCACAAGAAGACAGCTGATGGAAAATGGGTAGAAGTCTCCAAAGGGAAAAAACCTAATTCCCCACAACCAAATCGTAATCAAACTCCTGGATCTCAAGCAGCTTCCCAAGGAAAGACACATGATCAGCGAGCAATTGAAATCGTTGATCGATGGAAACGTTTAGAACAAAAAGCGAAGGAAAAGAATCGCGAGAGGATGGCCAAAAGCAACCCACAGAATAGACAATCTCTATGGGATGTGAATAATGCTCGTCCAGGTGATGTTATTCGAATTGAAAGAGCAAGTTCTGGAAGAATCAACCGAGGTCACATTGGTGAGGTTCTGGACAAAGTGGATGGATATCTGAAAGTCGCTTTGGCTTCTGGAGGTGTTTATCTTTTTCCTCCAAGTGAATTATCATTTGCAAAAGGTGGATCCAAAGATTCTCCGTTTTCGAAGTTGAAAGAATTCTTTAAAGGTAAGTCGGCTCAATTGGGTGAAATCCGTGAGTGGTCGGACGGCAATAGATACCAGAAAGTAGAACTTGGTTGGAAGTTAGTTGGTAAAGGTGACAAGAAAGCACACCAAGTAGAGTCCAAGGAATTCGCTGAAGCAACCGGAGAAGATGCTGAAAAACATCGAGATCTTGTGGAAAAAGCGATGCAAAATTCCACAAAGATTCCTGTAAAAATACTCCGAGAGTATCCCGATCTTCTTGAGAAATATCCAGAGTACAAAAATCGAGTTCTGGCAATTGACGCGATCAATAAAATGAAAAGCGGTAAGAAACCAGCGTCCGACCTTGTTGATAAAACAGTAAACTCGATGAAAGCTGGATCTCAGTCAGGTGATAAGCTAGAAAATGCAGTGAACTCCGCACGAGCTGGAAAGCTTCCGGATCCAAAAAACAATGTAGGAAAGGCAACCAAGACTTTAATGGACCCTCTTGGTTCAAGTTCTTCGGGGGCAGACGCTTCTTTCGAAGTTGGCGTTTTAGAAGAAAACCTTGTTTCCAATAATAAAACCATCGAGGGAAAAAGTCAAGTTCAAAATAAAGAAGATCGAGCTTCCAAGACACTGGTGGACCCTCTTGGACTAGGTGAGTCGAGGACGGATCTGGATAAACCAGAAACTGCGATTTTAGACTCAGGCTCTAAGTCATCAAGCTCCTCCGAGGAGAAAAAAAGTAAAGTACAAAAGGGAGATCCTGATCTTAAAGCTCCGAAGTCCAAGAAAAAAGATGATGAGCCCCCTTCTCCTTCTTCCAGTGGAAAGACTTCCGATAAACTGAAGACTGTTCCAGCTTCTGATATCACGACCATTGAACAATACACTGATAAAAAGCATTACAATAAAAAGGTTATCGACGGAATCAAAGATTCTATTATGGAACGAGGTTTTGATCCTAGTACTCCATTAAAAGTAGATCGAGACGAGAAAGGAAAACTCCGAGTAGTTGACGGTCATCATAGATTTACAGCCGTTCAAGAATTGATAGAGGAAGGAAAACTTCCTAAAGACACTCCAATCTATGTGATAGAAGAGAAATTCAATACAGAAGCTGATAGACTTTTGTCACAAGTCTCCGCGAACAAGAACAAAAGGAAAGTTGAGAGACTTGATGATGCGAAGGCTTACTCAAAGCTCATAGAACAAGGGAAAACAGTTCAAGAGATTTCTAAGGTAACTGGAGAAACTCCAGATTTCATTAAAGGGACTCTTGCGTTAAATAATTTATCAGATGATTTTAAAAAGCTGCTGAGATCAGATTCCAAGCAAGAACGAACTAAATCACAGGGCGATGGATCCGAACAGAAATACGAGTCCATGGGAGAATCACTTGCAATTGTACTCGGAAAACACGGGATCAATGATGATGGAACTCCAAACGATACTCTTCAGAGAAAAGCATTCGCCTGGTATGTTTCGAACAAAGGGAAAGGAGTGACTGTTCCACAAGTTAAGGGTTATATCGAAACACTCAAATCTCAACAGTCTTTAGGTATGAAAGGATTTGATGATTCCGGACGATCGGACGTTGAAAAAGAAGCTCTTAGGAGTATTGGTTCCGAAGATGTTGCAAAGGGAAATACTGCGAGTTTCGATAATTTCTTGAGCCAAATACAAAAACCAATTCAAAAGTTTTTAGGTGATACCGTAACTGATCTAGACGAGAAGAAAGCTCAAGCACTTGCAGCTTCAATCATAGCAACCAGAGGAGCTGGAGCTCTACAGAATGAATTGAATAAGATATCAGAAGCGCTGAATAACCTTTCCCTTTTCAAAGAATCATTGGCGAAGAAATTTGCACAGATCCAAGCAGATGCACAAACTCCGATGATGTTTGGTACGTAA